Proteins from one Cryptomeria japonica chromosome 4, Sugi_1.0, whole genome shotgun sequence genomic window:
- the LOC131041673 gene encoding p-coumarate 3-hydroxylase-like gives MDDRVTESHLPRLKYLQVVVTETLRLHPPTPLMLPHASPESSRVIMGHFIPPNPRVMVNVWAVARDPNAWEKPLEFNPDRFVDNPVHLDGRDFRIIPFGTGRRMCLGYNLGLRMIHFALASFVNAFDWSLPPCEEAQDLDMSEKYELSIHRNVPLNIFATPRLPTHLYNSQQKAGHM, from the coding sequence ATGGATGATAGAGTAACAGAATCTCATCTTCCTCGCCTCAAATACTTACAAGTAGTTGTAACGGAAACTCTTCGACTGCATCCTCCAACGCCACTTATGCTTCCTCACGCATCTCCAGAGAGTTCAAGGGTAATAATGGGGCATTTCATTCCTCCAAATCCTCGGGTGATGGTGAATGTGTGGGCCGTGGCAAGAGATCCAAATGCGTGGGAGAAGCCGCTGGAATTTAATCCGGATCGCTTTGTGGACAATCCCGTTCATCTCGATGGAAGAGATTTTCGAATAATACCATTTGGTACAGGGCGAAGAATGTGCCTCGGATATAATCTGGGGCTTCGTATGATTCATTTTGCACTTGCAAGCTTTGTTAATGCATTTGACTGGTCGCTTCCACCTTGTGAAGAAGCCCAAGATTTGGACATGAGTGAGAAATATGAACTCTCAATTCACAGGAATGTTCCTCTCAATATTTTCGCTACTCCTCGTCTGCCGACCCATCTCTATAATAGTCAACAAAAAGCGGGTCACATGTAA